Proteins co-encoded in one Plectropomus leopardus isolate mb chromosome 14, YSFRI_Pleo_2.0, whole genome shotgun sequence genomic window:
- the LOC121953269 gene encoding interferon alpha-inducible protein 27-like protein 2A gives MGPVGTTVAIVGGAVVGVVGAPVVLGAIGFTSGGITAGSYAAGMMSSAAVANGGGVAAGGLVATLQAAGAAGLSGAANVAVAGAGAAAGWLTSFIRR, from the exons ATGGGTCCTGTTG GGACAACTGTCGCCATTGTAGGAGGTGCAG TTGTTGGTGTGGTCGGGGCTCCTGTTGTTCTGGGAGCCATAGGTTTCACCTCAGGAGGAATCACAGCAGGCTCTTATGCTGCCGGCATGATGTCATCAGCTGCGGTTGCTAACGGAGGAGGAGTGGCAGCAGGAGGTCTGGTGGCCACTCTGCAGGCGGCAG GTGCAGCTGGTCTGTCTGGAGCTGCTAATGTAGCCGTGGCCGGCGCTGGAGCAGCAGCGGGATGGCTGACTAGCTTCATCCGTCGCTaa
- the LOC121953394 gene encoding interferon alpha-inducible protein 27-like protein 2A has product MDSKSAIAVGVGAGAGALLAAVGVPVVLGVIGFTSAGIAAGSYAAGMMSTAAIANGGGVAAGSLVAILQSIGAAGLSGATTAAASTVGAAVGWLVGLIRKKS; this is encoded by the exons ATGGACTCGA AGTCAGCTATCGCTGTTGGAgtaggagcaggagcaggagcgc TGCTTGCTGCCGTCGGGGTCCCTGTTGTTCTGGGAGTCATAGGTTTCACCTCAGCTGGAATAGCAGCAGGTTCATATGCTGCTGGGATGATGTCAACAGCTGCAATTGCTAATGGAGGAGGAGTGGCAGCAGGAAGTCTGGTGGCTATTCTGCAGTCAATAG GTGCAGCTGGTCTGTCAGGAGCTACCACTGCAGCTGCGTCCACTGTTGGAGCAGCAGTGGGATGGCTGGTCGGCCTTATCCgcaaaaaatcttaa
- the LOC121953393 gene encoding galectin-8-like yields MSVANAKHTVLNPVIPYTGPIPGGLHPGEIIIIQGTVPPDADRFQIDLSSGCSTKPRSDVALHFSPRFKGSPCVVCNTLQQESWGKEETLHQLPYKRGAPFETIILVHEDVFKVAVNGTHLLEYKHKIPLNRVDTFSISGKVRVHAIGYIPNSAIYSESGDLSLPYKGSILKGLSPGQHITIKGQVSMYPHSFTVNLRNSRTENIALHLNPRMKSGMFIRNSYLSESWGQEERELPFFPFSSGEYFEILILCQPHQFKLAVNGSHLFEFRHRVQDLRSIDQLEIMGDLELNDVKLW; encoded by the exons ATGTCTGTGGCAAATGCGAAACACACTGTCTTGAATCCG GTGATCCCATACACAGGGCCCATACCTGGAGGCCTGCACCCTGGGGAGATCATCATCATCCAGGGCACTGTGCCCCCAGATGCTGACAG GTTTCAGATCGACCTGTCGAGCGGCTGCAGCACCAAGCCCCGCTCTGATGTCGCCCTCCACTTCAGCCCTCGCTTCAAAGGCTCGCCCTGTGTGGTGTGTAACACACTGCAGCAGGAGAGCTGGGGCAAAGAGGAAACGCTCCATCAGCTGCCCTACAAACGCGGAGCTCCCTTTGAGACCATCATCCTGGTGCATGAAGATGTCTTCAAG GTGGCAGTAAATGGCACTCACCTGCTGGAATACAAGCACAAAATCCCACTAAACAGGGTCGACACTTTTTCTATTTCCGGGAAAGTCAGGGTGCACGCTATCGGCTACATCCCAAACTCA gcAATATATTCAGAATCAGGTGACTTG AGCCTCCCTTACAAAGGCAGTATACTGAAAGGACTGAGCCCTGGACAGCACATCACAATCAAAGGACAGGTCAGCATGTATCCTCACAG TTTTACAGTGAACCTCCGGAACAGCAGGACGGAGAACATCGCCCTCCATCTGAACCCTCGAATGAAGTCAGGAATGTTCATCAGGAACTCGTACCTGAGTGAATCCTGGGGTCAGGAGGAGCGGGAGCTGCCCTTCTTTCCCTTCTCGTCAGGGGAATACTTTGAG ATTCTCATCCTGTGTCAGCCCCATCAGTTCAAGCTGGCAGTGAACGGCTCACACTTGTTTGAGTTCAGACATCGGGTGCAGGACCTGAGGAGCATTGACCAGTTGGAGATCATGGGGGATCTGGAGCTTAATGATGTGAAACTGTGGTGA